The DNA region TGGCGGTGAGCATGAGGCCGCCCGGCTTCACCAGATCGGCACAGCTCTTCATGTAGAGCGGCACGTTGTCGACATGCTCGACCACTTCCATGTTGAGCACCATGTCGAAGGTCTTGCCTTCAGCCGCGAGCGCCTCGCTGGTGGTGGCGCGGTAGTCGACGGCCACGCCTGACTTATCGGCATGCAGCGTGGCGATGGCGATGTTGCGCTCGGCCGCGTCAATGCCGGTTACGCTGGCACCCAGACGCGCCAGTGGTTCACAGAGCAGGCCCCCACCGCAGCCGACATCGAGAATGGTGATGCCTTCGAGCGGCCGCATGGCCGTGCCGTCAAGCTCGAAGTGCCGCAGCAGGTGTTCGCGGATATAGCCCAGCCGTACTGGGTTGAACTTGTGAATGGGCTTGAACTTGCCATTGGGGTTCCACCACTCTTCTGCCATCGCGGTAAACTTGGCGACTTCGGCTTGGTTGATCGTGGTGGTCATGGGCGGAACTCCTGTCGGTTGGCATATGACCTGCCATGGGCAACGCTGGCAAGGCTGGGACGGCTGGCAAGGCGCGGCTCGCCGCAGCCGTTCCTCACTGCAACGCACCAAGCTTTGCGAACGATCACCTGCGCATGCGAGTTGAAAGCGCCGTGCCTTTGTGGCATGTCCGCGCGCAACTAAAGCGTACCGCCGGGTTCGGCGGGGGACCCGGGGAATAAATTGGCCCGCATCGTCGTCAAGTTCGGAGGCACGTCTGTTGCCAATGTCGAACGCATTCGCCAGGCCGCCCGCCATGTGAAGCGGGAGGTCGAGGCCGGCCACGAGGTGGCCGTCGTTGTTTCCGCGATGTCGGGCAAGACCAATGAGCTGGTCGGCTGGGTCAATGAAGCCAGTGCCTTGCATGATGCGCGCGAATACGATGCCGTCGTGGCTTCGGGCGAGCAGGTGACGGCTGGCCTCATGGCCATCGTGCTGAGCGAAATGGGCATCCAGTCGCGCTCTTATGCAGGCTGGCAGGTGCCGATCAAAACCGACGACAGCCATGGCGCTGCCCGCATCACCGAGATCGACCCCACCGAGCTCGATAGCCGCATGAAGGCCGGCTGGGTGCCGGTCATCACCGGCTTCCAAGGTATTTCTCCGCACAACAGGGTCACGACGCTCGGCCGCGGTGGTTCGGATACGAGCGCAGTCGCGGTCGCGGCGGCGGTGGGCGCCGATCGCTGCGACATCTATACCGATGTGGACGGCGTTTACACGACCGACCCGCGCATCGTGCCCAAGGCGCAGCGCATGACCAAGATTTCCTTCGAGGAAATGCTGGAAATGGCCTCGCTTGGCGCCAAGGTGCTGATGATCCGCTCGGTGGAAATGGCCATGGCGTACAAGGTTCGCCTGGTGGTGCGTTCCACTTTCGATGACCCCGACGCGCCGCAATTGGCGCCCGACGGGACCCCCGGCGTGCCGGGCACACTGGTTTGCGACGAGGATGAGATCATGGAAAAGCAGATCGTTTCGGGCGTGACGCTCGCCAAGGCCGAGGCCAAGATCACCCTCCGGGACGTCAAGGACAACCCCGGCGTTGCTGCCGCCATCTTCGGCACGCTGGCCGATCAGGGGATCGTGGTGGACATGATCGTGCAGAACATCGCCGATGATGGCGCCACCACCGACATCACCTTTACCGTGCCCGACAGCGAATACGACAAGGCGATGCGGACGCTCCAGTCGGCCGGCGATCGGATCGAATATGCCCGGATTTCCGGCTCCAAGGGCGGGGCAAAGGTGTCGGTCGTGGGCGTCGGCATGCGCAGCCATGCGGGCGTCGCCTCGTCCATGTTCAAGGCGCTGGCCGACAAGGGTATCAACATCCAGTTGATCACGACATCGGAGATCAAGACCTCCGTTCTGATCGACGAACAATATGCAGAGCTTGCCGTGCGCGCCCTCCATACGTATTACGGGTTGGACAAGAAGGACGCCTAGGGCTCGGAGGAGGTCCTAGCCGCGCCCGAAGAAGGGGGGCGGCTGTGCGGGCCGCCAAGATGGGCATGGTCACGACCACGAGCGGCGCCAGGGTGCTGCTGCGCCAGTTGCGCGAGACAATGGCGGAGCCTCTGGCCTCGCAGGATCGCCTCGACAAGATCGTTACGCTGATCGCCGACAATATGCGGGCCGATGTGTGCTCGTTCTATGTGTTGCGCGACGACGGTGCCCTGGAGCTCTTTGCCAGCAAAGGCCTAGCGCCCGAAGCGGTGCATATGACGACACTGCGGTTGGGCGAGGGCCTGGTCGGCATCATCGCCGCCGAGGCCGAGCCGCTGAGTCTTGATGACGCACCCAGCCACCCTGCTTTCGCCTACCGACCGGAAACGGGCGAGGACCCATTCCAGGCGTTCCTGGGCGTTCCGGTGCTGCGGGCCGGGCAGACCCTGGGCGTTCTGGTCGTGCAGAATGCCGAGCGCCACCATTATGGCGAGGATGAAGTCGAAGCGATGCTCACGACGGCCACAATCTTGGCCGAGATGATCGCGACCTCGGACTTCGACAATCTGATCAAGCCGGGGTCCGATATCGACCTCAGGCGACCTCGCATGTTCAACGGCGTCAGTTTCACCGACGGAATTGCCCTCGGCACGGCCGTGCTGCACGATCCGCGCGTGGTGGTGACCAATTTTATCGCCGAGGATACCGACCAGGAAAAGATGCGGCTCGAGGCGGCGCTGGAAAAGATGCGCGTCTCCATCGACGCCATGCTCGATCACGGCGATATGCAGTCGATCTCGGACCATCGCGAGATTCTCGAAACCTATCGCATGTTCGCCAATGACCGGGGCTGGGTGCACCGGCTGACCGAAGCGATTGACAATGGGCTGTCAGCCGAGGCGGCGGTCGAGCGGGTGCAGAACGACACCCGGGCGCGCATGCTGCGCCAGACCGATCCTTATATCCGCGACCGCCTGCATGACCTCGACGATCTCGCAAATCGCTTGTTGCGCGTCCTCACCGGGGACGGGCACGCGATCGGACGCAAGGAATTGCCCGAAAACGCGATCCTTGTCGCCCGCAATATGGGGCCGGCCGAACTGCTGGAATACGACCGCACCAAGCTGCGCGGGATCGTGCTGGAGGAGGGCGGCGCCACTGCGCATGTGGCGATCGTCGCGCGGTCGCTCGGCATGGTCGCGGTGGGGCAGGCGCAGTCGATCGTTTCGATGTGCGAAACGGGCGATGACATCATCATCGATGGCACGGCAGGCGTGGTGCATCTACGGCCCACTCTTGAGATCGAACAGACCTATATCGACAAGGTCCGCGTTTCGGCCAAAAGGCGGGCTCATTATGCGGCGCTCCGCGACCTGCCGGCGGTGACCAAGGACGGCGTCGAGATTACCCTCCTGCACAATTCAGGGCTGGTGGCCGACCTGCCGATGCTCGACGATACGGGCGCGGCGGGCGTGGGACTGTTCCGCACCGAACTGCAATTCATGATTGCGAGCAAGCTGCCCAAGCTGGCCGAGCAGATGGAGCTTTACGCCGAGGCGATGGCCTTGGCGGGAGAGCGCCCGGTGGTGTTCCGCCTGCTCGACATCGGCGGCGACAAGGTGCTGCCTTATCAACGCTCCATGGCCGAAGAAAACCCAGCCATGGGTTTCCGCTCGATCCGGCTGGGCTTGGCGCGACCGGGATTGCTGCGCACGCAGATCCGGGCGCTGCTTCTGGCGGCACAGGGGCGACCGCTCAAGATCCTGGTGCCCATGGTCACCGAGACACTGGAGTTCATCCAAACCAAACTTGTGGTGCAGCGCGAACTCGACCGCCTGCGCCGGCAGGGGCAACAGGTCCCGCGCCGGCTCGAGGTCGGTGCCATGGTCGAGGTGCCTTCGCTGCTGTTCGAGCTCGATCAGTTGTTGCCGGAAGCCGATTTCGTCTCCATCGGCTCGAACGATCTGGTGCAGTTCCTCACCGCCGCCGATCGCGGCAATACGCGCGTGGCGAAGAACTACGATCCTATCGGCATACCCCGGCTGCGGGCCTTCCGTCTCGTGGTCGATGCTGCCAACCGCTACAATATTCCGGTGACTATGTGCGGTGAGCTTGCGGGTAAACCCGTCGAGGCGCTGGCGCTGATGGCCATCGGCATGACGCGGCTCTCCATGGGGCCAGCTTCGATCGGCCCGATCAAGGAACTGGTGCTCAATTTGGATCTCAAGCCGATCAGGCTGGCGGTCGGTGCCGCGCTCAGCGATGGCGCCGATGGCGTGCAGATCCGCGACTTGTTGATGGAGTGGATCGACCGGCAGAACCTGCCCGTCGGCTGATGCCTTGATGTTGGCAGGTCTGGTCTTTAAACGCTCGGTGTCCCCGTTGAGCGCCCCGCCGGCGCGCACGCGAAAGAATTAGTATGGCCTCTCTACCCCAAGATAAGCTCGACGCGCTCGAGACGCGGTTCCAGTATGTCGAGGCGGCGCTATCAGGCGGCGCCGGACAGGACGAGTTCGTCAAGCTCTCCAAGGAACACGCCGAGCTCGCGCCCATCGTCGGCGAGATTACTGCCTATAAAAAGGCGCTCAAGGATCGTGCCGAGGCCGAAGCGCTGCTGAAGTCGGGCGACAAGGAAATGGCCGAGATGGCCGAGGCCGAGATCAGGGAGCTCGACGACAGAATTGAGCAGCTCTTTCAATCCATCCGCGTGCTGCTGCTGCCCAAGGACGAAGCCGACGAAAAGTCGGTCATTCTCGAAATTCGCGGCGGCACGGGTGGCGATGAAGCCGCGCTTTTTGCCGGCGATCTCTTCCGCATGTATGAGCGCTATGCCGCCTCGCACGGCTGGAAGGTCACCATCATGGAAGAGAGCCCCGGCGAAGTCGGTGGCTATCGCGAAATCATCGCCAATGTCTCAGGGCGAGGCGTCTATGCCCGCATGAAGTTCGAGTCGGGCGTGCACCGCGTCCAGCGCGTGCCGGCAACCGAGGCTTCGGGCCGTATCCACACCTCGGCGGCGACGGTGGCCGTTCTGCCGGAGGTGGAAGATATCGACATCGACATCAAGCCCGAGGATATCCGCATCGATACCATGCGCGCCTCTGGTTCGGGCGGGCAGCACGTCAACACGACCGATTCCGCGGTTCGGGTTACGCACATTCCCAGCGGAATCGTGGTCACCTCCGCGCTCAAGTCGCAGCACCAGAACCGGGCGCAGGCCATGGTGGTACTGCGGGCGCGACTCTACGAGATGCAGCGCGAAGAGCGCGACAGTGCGCGCTCGGCCGAGCGAAAGGGGCAGGTGGGATCGGGCGATCGGTCCGAACGCATCCGCACCTACAATTTCCCGCAAGGGCGCGTTACCGACCACCGCATCAATCTCACGCTCTACAAGCTTGACAAGGTTATCGCTGGTGAAGCGCTGGACGAGTTGATCGAGGCGCTGATCACCGAGACGCAGGCCGAGCAGCTGGCTGCCATGGAAAACGCCAACTGACCAGGATTGGCCAGTTGTGGCGCCAGGCGCGGGACCAGCTTGCTGCCGCGGGCAATGCCAGCCCCGTCCTGGATGCCAAGCTCCTGGCGCAGCATGCGCTTGGCCTTGGTGCCCTTGAACTCGCCATGCGCGAAAACGAGATGGTGTCTGCAGATGGTGCAGAGACCCTGACGCGGCTGGTCGAGCGTCGTCTCACCGGCGAATCGGTCGCCCGAATCATCGGCGAGCGGGAATTCTATGGCCTGCCTTTCCGCCTCAACGAGGCGACGCTGGAGCCACGTTCGGAGACCGAACTTCTGGTGGAGATGGCCATCGCCGGCTTGCCTGAGCGCGGGCACCTACTGGATCTGGGTACGGGCAGCGGCTGTATTCCAATCGCAGTTTTGGCCAATCGGCATGATGCAAATGCCACAGCGGTGGACCTCAGCTCCCGCGCGCTCGTCGCCGCCCGAGAAAACGCCGAACGCAATCGCGTGAATGAGAGGCTCAACTTAAGGGAAGGCTCCTGGTTCGAGCCGCTTCCTAAAAACGGACGGTTTGCCGTCATCGCCTCCAACCCGCCCTATATCGCCTCTTCCGTGGTCGATACCCTTGCCTCCGAAGTCAAGGATTTCGACCCTCGTCTAGCGCTCGACGGCGGCCCCGATGGACTAGCCCCTTATCGCTTGATTGCCGCAAAGGCTGGTGCTTACCTGCTTCCGAGGGGCAGGCTGCTGCTCGAGATCGGCTATGACCAGGGCGTGACGGTCTCCCAACTTCTTGTAGACGGCGGTTTTGTGGAGGTCGCAATCCACCAGGACCTCAATGGCCTTGATCGCGTGGTTTCCGCTACCATCTAGAGGAGTGCTAGGCGAGGGTCGTCACCTCTCGCAATTAATGCTGGCAAATTGGATGCGAACCATATAGTTTGCCCTTGCTGTCAACGGCGCATCATGAGCGCCACGGCGACAAGCCACCCGACAAATCCTCCAAGCTGCCAAGGCAGCGCAGTTCCGGCAGAGCTGGAACGTCGCGGGATGGGTTCGGAATAAGTGGTGCCGCCGGCCGACGGTTTTAGGTCTTCATGAAGCCAGTTAGAGCCCTTGCCCGGCGCGGGAAAGCTTCGCCCGAGGGGTGGCCAGACCAGGCATATGCCGGTCCGCCAGCAGTGTGACGCTTATTTTTCTAGAGTTAGATAAAGCGACCAGATGAGACCCAACCAGAACAAGAACCGGCAGCGGGGCCGGAATGGCGGACGCAAACACGTCAATCCGTTGTCACGCAGTTTCGAGAGCAACGGACCCGACGTGAAGGTGCGCGGCAATGCTGCTCACATCGCCGAAAAATACCTGCAGCTCGCCCGCGACGCGCAATCGAGCGGCGACTCGGTGATGGCGGAGAACTATCTCCAGCACGCTGAGCATTATTTCCGCATCGTCTCGGCTGCCCAGCAGCAGATGAACCCTCGGCCCGACGGTCAGGCGCAGGAGTCCGATGACTTCGACGACGATCTGCCCGACATGAACTCCCGGTTTGCCTCGCCCCAGCCGCGCCAGGAACAGCCGCAGCAGAATGACGGCGACGAACAGAACGAAGGCGAGCGCGCCGACGGCCAGAACCAGGGCCAAGGCGAGCGCCAGGATCGGCAAGAGCGCTCAGAGCGACGCGAGCGGCCAGAGCGCGGTGAACGCCGCCCGCGCCGGGAACGTCCGGTTGATGGCGAGCGCCCCGAGCGCCAGCCGCGTGCCGAGCAGCCCGAGCAATCCGAACCAGTGCCGGCTGAGGCCAGCGCGCCAGCGGCCGAGGCTGAAGCCCCGGCAGTGGAGGCCGGCGATGGCGAGGCTCGCAAGCCTCGCGAACGCCGTCCACGCCGCCGCCGCCCCGCTGGTGGTGACGCCGGCACCGAGGGTGGGGAAGCCGGCGACGTCGGTGAACTCCCCGCCTTTCTCACCGGCGGCGCCAACGCTGCCGAGTAGGCGGATCATTTTAGATCTCAAGGAGCCGGGCCAAGCGCCCGGCTTTTTAGTGGGCGGTTGACGCGGGCCTAGCTCATCAACAGAGGTCCCCGCGTGCGCGGGGATGACATAGTGGGTTAGAGAAGATCGTGTTGCACGCCGGGATCCATCCCCCACCCGGCCTCCCCCTCGAAAGGGGGAGGTGAAGAGGGGCTCGGCGTCTGGTGCAAACTCAATCGGTCCCTCCCCTACCAGGGGTAGGCTAAGTGGGGGTCTCTACCCGCCCCGATCTATCCAGCTATCCCCGCTCCAAACCTCGATACACTCACCCCCATTCCCAATCCCAAGAGGCGCCTCGGCCCGTCCAAACTGCGCGGTCACGGCATTGTTCTCCCCAAAACCCTCCCCATATATCCCCTTGTGATGGAGCGGTGCCGCCTGGCGGGCCCTTCCTGAAACGACGCTTCCGCCGCATGCGCAGGTGCCTTCGGGGCCGGCAGCGGGCAGAAAAAGGAGAGTTGAATGAATATCGAAAAGTACACCGAGCGGGCGCGCGGCTTCATCCAGAGCGCACAGACGACCGCTCTGGGCAAAGGTCACCAGCAATTTGCCCCCATCCACCTGCTCAAGGTCTTGCTCGACGACGAGCAGGGCATGGCTAATGGGCTGATCACGCGCGCCGGGGGCGATCCCAAGGCCGCCCGCGCGGCGGTCGAAGCTGGTCTCACTAAAATTCCATCGGTTTCGGGCGACGGCTCGCAGCTCTATCTCAGCCGCGAATTGGCGCGGGTCTTTGAAACAGCGGAGAGCGCCGCGCAGAAGGCGGGCGATTCCTACGTCACGGTAGAGCGGCTGCTGCTTGCCCTTGTCATCGAAAAGGACACCGATGCGGGCAAGATCCTGGTCTCGGCAGGCCTGACGCCGCAGACGCTGAACGCCGCCATCGAGGAGATTCGCAAGGGTCGCACCGCCGACTCGGCTTCCGCCGAGAACAGCTATGATGCCCTGAAGAAATATGCCCGCGACCTGACGGCAGATGTGCGCGAAGGCAAGCTCGATCCCGTTATCGGCCGGGACGAGGAGATCCGTCGTGCCATTCAGGTGTTGTCGCGCCGCACCAAGAACAATCCGGTGCTGATCGGTGAACCCGGCGTCGGTAAGACCGCCATTGCGGAGGGTCTCGCCATCCGTATTGTCAATGGTGACGTGCCCGAATCGCTCAAGAACAAGTCGCTGCTCGCGCTCGACATGGGCGCGCTCATTGCGGGTGCGAAATATCGTGGTGAGTTCGAGGAGCGCCTCAAGGGCGTGCTCAACGAGGTGACCTCGGCCGAGGGGCAGATCATCCTATTTATCGACGAGATGCATACGCTGGTTGGTGCCGGTAAGGCCGATGGCGCGATGGACGCGTCCAATTTGCTGAAGCCCGCTCTGGCGCGCGGCGAACTGCACTGCGTGGGCGCCACCACGCTCGCGGAATATCGCAAGCATGTGGAAAAGGACCCCGCGCTCGCCCGTCGTTTCCAGCCGGTCTTTGTGGACGAGCCGACGGTGGAGGACACCATCTCGATCCTGCGCGGGCTCAAGGAAAAGTACGAGCTGCACCACGGCATCCGCATCTCGGACTCCGCACTGGTCAGCGCTGCGACCCTGTCGAACCGCTACATCACGGACCGCTTCCTGCCCGATAAAGCCATCGACCTGATGGACGAGGCGGCGGCGCGCCTGCGCATGGCCGTCGACAGCAAGCCTGAAGCCCTGGACGAACTCGATCGCCGCATCATGCAGCTCAAGATCGAGCGCGAGGCGCTGCGCAAGGAGACTGACGAGGGCTCCAAGACCCGGCTCGAGCGGCTGGAACAAGAACTGTCGAGCCTCGAAGAGCAGGCGCAGGTGATGTCTTCCAAGTGGTTGAGCGAAAAAGAGCGCCTCCAGGGCAGTCAAAAGCTCAAGGAAGAGCTTGATGCCGCGCGCTCGCAACTTGAAATCGCGCAGCGTCAGGGTGATCTCGCCCGCGCGGGTGAGTTGGCCTATGGCGTGATCCCCGATCTCGAAAAGCGCATCCATGCAGCCGAGGACAGCAATGGCGATGAACTCGTCGACCAGTTGATGGCCGAGGAAGTGGTGACGCCTTCCCATATCGCGCAGATCGTCTCGCGCTGGACAGGCATCCCCGTCGACCGCATGCTCGAGGGTGAACGCGAAAAGCTGCTCCATATGGAGACCTCGCTGGGCGAACGCGTTATCGGGCAGGCCGAGGCCGTCGCTGCCGTCGCCAAGGCGGTCCGCCGCTCGCGCGCCGGGCTGCAGGACCCCAACCGGCCGATCGGTTCGTTCATGTTCCTTGGACCAACGGGCGTCGGCAAGACCGAGCTGACCAAATCGCTCGCCCAGTTCCTGTTCGACGACGAGACCGCCATGGTCCGGCTCGACATGAGCGAGTTCATGGAGAAGCACTCGGTCGCCCGGCTAATCGGTGCCCCTCCAGGCTATGTTGGCTATGACGAGGGGGGCGCGCTCACCGAAGCGGTCCGCCGCCGGCCTTACCAGGTGATCCTTTTCGACGAGATCGAAAAGGCGCATCCGGACGTGTTCAACGTCCTCCTCCAGGTGCTCGATGACGGGCGTCTGACGGATGGGCAGGGCCGTACGGTCGACTTCCGCAACACAGTGATCATCCTCACCTCCAATCTGGGCTCCATGCATATCCAGGAGCTGAGGGACGGCGATTCGATCGAGTTGGCGCGCGGCAAGGTCATGGATGAGGTTAAGGCCGCCTTCCGGCCCGAATTCCTCAACCGTATCGACGAAATCCTGCTGTTCCACCGGCTCGGGCGGGAGCATATGGGCTCGATTGTCGACATCCAGTTCCGGCGGCTACAGGCTCTGCTCAAAGACCGCGAGATCGTTCTTGAGCTGACGACCAAGGCGCGGGAGTGGCTGGCCAATGAAGGCTATGACCCCGCCTACGGCGCCCGGCCGCTCAAGCGCGCGCTGCAGCGCTCGGTGCAGGACCAACTCGCCGAGCAGATCCTGGGCGGCTCGGTCAGCGATGGTGATCGGGTGCTAGTGGATGCCAACGAGAGCGGTATCGTGCTCCGGCCCGGCAGTGCCGCCGAGGCGGAGGCTGCCGCCTAAACGAGAAAGGCCGGTCCTTGCGACCGGCCTTTCTCTTGACCACACCAGCGAGTCGTATTAGAACAAATGGGGAACATAAGAGATATCGATGGCTGAGCGGATCGACTATATCGAATTCCCATCTGCAGAACGGGCGCGCACAAGCGCGTTCTTTCAGGCCGCTTTTGGGTGGGGCATCGTCAGCTATGGGCCGGATTATGACGGCATTGCCGATGCCGGCATTGATGGTGGCATCGACCAGGCGCCTGAGCGTGTGGCTGCCACCATGGCGGTGATCCGGACCGATGACCTCGACGGTGCCGAGCGGCGCGTGCGGGCGGCGGGTGGCGAGATCACCCGGCCTCAATTCGATTTTCCCGGTGGTCGGCGCTTCCATTTTCGCGAACCGGGTGGAAACGAGATGGCGGTTTACGTCGCGCGCGAATAGGTTGGCGCCGAACCACTAATCCGACGAGCCTGATGACCGATCCCACAGCTTCCAAGAGCCGCCGCTACGTCCTGGTGGCGGCTATCCTGGCATCCAGTATGGGGTTCATCGACAGCTCCGTCCTCTCGATCGCCATTCCCGCCATGCGCGCCGATTTGGGGGCAAGTCTCTCCGAGGCGCAGTGGATCAGCAATGCCTATCTTCTCCTGCTCTCGGCGCTAATCCTGTTGGGCGGGGCTGCGGGCGACCGGTTCGGCGTGCGCCGCATGTTCATGGCCGGCATCGGGCTCTTTGTGATTGCTTCGCTCGCCTGTGCCGTGGCGCCCTCGTCGGCGACGCTCATCCTCGCCCGTGCCGTGCAGGGCCTTGGCGCCGCTTTCATGGTGCCGGGGAGCCTGGCGATCATCGCCAAGACCTACCCCAAGGACGAGCGTGGCCGGGCCATCGGAATTTGGGCTGCGACCTCTTCGCTCACCACCATCGCTGGTCCCATCGTCGGGGGGCTGGTGCTGACCGCCTTGGGTGATTGGAGCTGGCGGCTAGTCTTTGCGATCAATTTGCCTTTGGGCATCGCCGCGCTCATGCTGCTGGTGCTTGGCGTAAAGCCGGACCAGGCGCAAACCGGGCGCAGGCTCGACATTGGCGGTGCCGCGCTCGCCACCTTGGCCTTGTTCGCCTTTGCCTACGGGCTGATCGGGGGCGGCAGCGAGAGCACGCCGCCACTCTCGCACGTTGCGCTCTGGTGCGGTCTGGGGCTGGTGACTGGAGTTGCCTTTCTGTTTTGGGAGGCGCGCCATAAGCAACCCATGCTGCCGCTTAACCTCTTTGCCAGCCGGCAGTTTTCCGGCGCCAATGCGCTCACCTTCACCCTTTATTTCAGCTTTGGCGGTGTGCTGTTCTTCCTACCCATGGCCATGATCGCAGGCTGGGGCGTCTCGGCGGCCACCGTTGCCATCGCGCTCCTCCCCATGGGCCTTATGCTGGCAGTGCTGAGTTCGCTTTCGGGCAAATGGGCAGATCGTTTCGGCCCCGGACCCGTGCTGACCCTTGGAGCGCTCATTGTTGCAGCCGCCTTTGCGCTCTTGGGCGCGACAGCACCATTGCACCAGGTCTGGCTGGCAACGGCCCCGGCAGTCGCCCTTTTGGGGCTGGGCATGGGAATGGTGGTATCGCCGCTCTCCACTGCGGTGATGACCTCGATCAGCGATGGCGACACGGGGACGGCGTCCGGCGTCAACAATGCCGTGGCGCGAGTGGCCGGGCTTTTCGCCATTGCACTCTTTGGCGTCGTGGTGGCGCAGGTGTTCGAACGCGCGCTGGGCCCGGTGGCGGAGCTACCGATTTTCTTCGGCCTGCCCGCTGAAGGATTGAGTGCAGCTCAAGAGAGCGCCCGAGTGAATGCCAGCGACACAG from Devosia sp. RR2S18 includes:
- the ubiG gene encoding bifunctional 2-polyprenyl-6-hydroxyphenol methylase/3-demethylubiquinol 3-O-methyltransferase UbiG; this encodes MTTTINQAEVAKFTAMAEEWWNPNGKFKPIHKFNPVRLGYIREHLLRHFELDGTAMRPLEGITILDVGCGGGLLCEPLARLGASVTGIDAAERNIAIATLHADKSGVAVDYRATTSEALAAEGKTFDMVLNMEVVEHVDNVPLYMKSCADLVKPGGLMLTATLNRTARAYALAIVGAEYVLGWLPKGTHDWKKFLTPEEIRSLLVRNGLRVTAETGVVYHPLADEWRRSRDMGVNYMIMSERPGPE
- a CDS encoding DUF4167 domain-containing protein, whose amino-acid sequence is MRPNQNKNRQRGRNGGRKHVNPLSRSFESNGPDVKVRGNAAHIAEKYLQLARDAQSSGDSVMAENYLQHAEHYFRIVSAAQQQMNPRPDGQAQESDDFDDDLPDMNSRFASPQPRQEQPQQNDGDEQNEGERADGQNQGQGERQDRQERSERRERPERGERRPRRERPVDGERPERQPRAEQPEQSEPVPAEASAPAAEAEAPAVEAGDGEARKPRERRPRRRRPAGGDAGTEGGEAGDVGELPAFLTGGANAAE
- the prfA gene encoding peptide chain release factor 1; this encodes MASLPQDKLDALETRFQYVEAALSGGAGQDEFVKLSKEHAELAPIVGEITAYKKALKDRAEAEALLKSGDKEMAEMAEAEIRELDDRIEQLFQSIRVLLLPKDEADEKSVILEIRGGTGGDEAALFAGDLFRMYERYAASHGWKVTIMEESPGEVGGYREIIANVSGRGVYARMKFESGVHRVQRVPATEASGRIHTSAATVAVLPEVEDIDIDIKPEDIRIDTMRASGSGGQHVNTTDSAVRVTHIPSGIVVTSALKSQHQNRAQAMVVLRARLYEMQREERDSARSAERKGQVGSGDRSERIRTYNFPQGRVTDHRINLTLYKLDKVIAGEALDELIEALITETQAEQLAAMENAN
- the clpB gene encoding ATP-dependent chaperone ClpB translates to MNIEKYTERARGFIQSAQTTALGKGHQQFAPIHLLKVLLDDEQGMANGLITRAGGDPKAARAAVEAGLTKIPSVSGDGSQLYLSRELARVFETAESAAQKAGDSYVTVERLLLALVIEKDTDAGKILVSAGLTPQTLNAAIEEIRKGRTADSASAENSYDALKKYARDLTADVREGKLDPVIGRDEEIRRAIQVLSRRTKNNPVLIGEPGVGKTAIAEGLAIRIVNGDVPESLKNKSLLALDMGALIAGAKYRGEFEERLKGVLNEVTSAEGQIILFIDEMHTLVGAGKADGAMDASNLLKPALARGELHCVGATTLAEYRKHVEKDPALARRFQPVFVDEPTVEDTISILRGLKEKYELHHGIRISDSALVSAATLSNRYITDRFLPDKAIDLMDEAAARLRMAVDSKPEALDELDRRIMQLKIEREALRKETDEGSKTRLERLEQELSSLEEQAQVMSSKWLSEKERLQGSQKLKEELDAARSQLEIAQRQGDLARAGELAYGVIPDLEKRIHAAEDSNGDELVDQLMAEEVVTPSHIAQIVSRWTGIPVDRMLEGEREKLLHMETSLGERVIGQAEAVAAVAKAVRRSRAGLQDPNRPIGSFMFLGPTGVGKTELTKSLAQFLFDDETAMVRLDMSEFMEKHSVARLIGAPPGYVGYDEGGALTEAVRRRPYQVILFDEIEKAHPDVFNVLLQVLDDGRLTDGQGRTVDFRNTVIILTSNLGSMHIQELRDGDSIELARGKVMDEVKAAFRPEFLNRIDEILLFHRLGREHMGSIVDIQFRRLQALLKDREIVLELTTKAREWLANEGYDPAYGARPLKRALQRSVQDQLAEQILGGSVSDGDRVLVDANESGIVLRPGSAAEAEAAA
- the ptsP gene encoding phosphoenolpyruvate--protein phosphotransferase; its protein translation is MVTTTSGARVLLRQLRETMAEPLASQDRLDKIVTLIADNMRADVCSFYVLRDDGALELFASKGLAPEAVHMTTLRLGEGLVGIIAAEAEPLSLDDAPSHPAFAYRPETGEDPFQAFLGVPVLRAGQTLGVLVVQNAERHHYGEDEVEAMLTTATILAEMIATSDFDNLIKPGSDIDLRRPRMFNGVSFTDGIALGTAVLHDPRVVVTNFIAEDTDQEKMRLEAALEKMRVSIDAMLDHGDMQSISDHREILETYRMFANDRGWVHRLTEAIDNGLSAEAAVERVQNDTRARMLRQTDPYIRDRLHDLDDLANRLLRVLTGDGHAIGRKELPENAILVARNMGPAELLEYDRTKLRGIVLEEGGATAHVAIVARSLGMVAVGQAQSIVSMCETGDDIIIDGTAGVVHLRPTLEIEQTYIDKVRVSAKRRAHYAALRDLPAVTKDGVEITLLHNSGLVADLPMLDDTGAAGVGLFRTELQFMIASKLPKLAEQMELYAEAMALAGERPVVFRLLDIGGDKVLPYQRSMAEENPAMGFRSIRLGLARPGLLRTQIRALLLAAQGRPLKILVPMVTETLEFIQTKLVVQRELDRLRRQGQQVPRRLEVGAMVEVPSLLFELDQLLPEADFVSIGSNDLVQFLTAADRGNTRVAKNYDPIGIPRLRAFRLVVDAANRYNIPVTMCGELAGKPVEALALMAIGMTRLSMGPASIGPIKELVLNLDLKPIRLAVGAALSDGADGVQIRDLLMEWIDRQNLPVG
- the prmC gene encoding peptide chain release factor N(5)-glutamine methyltransferase encodes the protein MWRQARDQLAAAGNASPVLDAKLLAQHALGLGALELAMRENEMVSADGAETLTRLVERRLTGESVARIIGEREFYGLPFRLNEATLEPRSETELLVEMAIAGLPERGHLLDLGTGSGCIPIAVLANRHDANATAVDLSSRALVAARENAERNRVNERLNLREGSWFEPLPKNGRFAVIASNPPYIASSVVDTLASEVKDFDPRLALDGGPDGLAPYRLIAAKAGAYLLPRGRLLLEIGYDQGVTVSQLLVDGGFVEVAIHQDLNGLDRVVSATI
- a CDS encoding aspartate kinase, yielding MARIVVKFGGTSVANVERIRQAARHVKREVEAGHEVAVVVSAMSGKTNELVGWVNEASALHDAREYDAVVASGEQVTAGLMAIVLSEMGIQSRSYAGWQVPIKTDDSHGAARITEIDPTELDSRMKAGWVPVITGFQGISPHNRVTTLGRGGSDTSAVAVAAAVGADRCDIYTDVDGVYTTDPRIVPKAQRMTKISFEEMLEMASLGAKVLMIRSVEMAMAYKVRLVVRSTFDDPDAPQLAPDGTPGVPGTLVCDEDEIMEKQIVSGVTLAKAEAKITLRDVKDNPGVAAAIFGTLADQGIVVDMIVQNIADDGATTDITFTVPDSEYDKAMRTLQSAGDRIEYARISGSKGGAKVSVVGVGMRSHAGVASSMFKALADKGINIQLITTSEIKTSVLIDEQYAELAVRALHTYYGLDKKDA